The Gemmatimonadaceae bacterium genome includes a window with the following:
- a CDS encoding HDOD domain-containing protein — MQNHAKEYPGKREPHNTDDRSPLEIKMRMILSEADFPAISKDALDALKHMPEDDASIQRLANIVLREYALTLKVLRTANSAYYKRSDKTIQSATHAMLLLGARTVRHLAASLLVFEHYRKRSPGLKELMLLSLLTANHAREIAMRRNLPDPEEAHLCGMFRNLGEVLIAGYFPKEYARILQHLETRARGEAIAAFEVLGFRFEELGEAMAKHWGMPETVLMGIRADGPLATSEVGVITAFAHELTAAVYRRESDPKRDNVAEVISRYARRLSLSREEVAGVLESALSETKEVFASAKVSLDDLKLRRLQKVAMAQLGTPGTPANALVSPPRAATVAPVNQAAELEAAIALARVREELITEVARIAHPSSGEDLNRVILMVLEGVLRGGPFDRVVFCMITADRSGVKARYGLGTGVEQLLEKFTFELSPREGPVAVAMLRRQSVFVPVERDFTAQELRFAQSLGASSFGVFPVVVGARLVGCVYCDRPWNARHPDRATLAYVRKLCDGAVRGIEARQAASTPGRQGTGVQAVLRSTPSYSATFKSDTVLRLLRGEDLATVSSELGIASPVLEKWKGEFLAGALAGMKAG; from the coding sequence GTGCAGAATCACGCCAAAGAATACCCGGGCAAGCGAGAGCCGCACAATACGGACGACCGGTCGCCGCTCGAGATCAAGATGCGGATGATCCTGTCCGAGGCCGACTTCCCGGCGATTTCGAAGGACGCCCTCGATGCATTGAAGCACATGCCCGAGGACGACGCGTCGATACAGCGCCTGGCCAACATCGTCCTGCGCGAGTATGCGCTCACGCTCAAGGTGCTGCGCACCGCGAACAGCGCCTACTACAAGCGGTCGGACAAGACCATCCAGAGCGCGACGCACGCCATGCTCCTCCTCGGGGCGCGCACCGTGCGCCACCTGGCGGCCTCGCTCCTCGTCTTCGAGCACTATCGCAAGCGCTCGCCCGGGCTCAAGGAGCTGATGCTCCTCTCGCTCCTGACGGCAAACCACGCGCGCGAGATCGCGATGCGGCGCAACCTCCCCGATCCCGAGGAAGCGCACCTGTGCGGGATGTTCCGCAACCTGGGCGAAGTCCTCATCGCCGGCTACTTCCCCAAGGAGTACGCGAGGATCCTGCAACACCTCGAGACCAGGGCCCGCGGTGAGGCGATTGCCGCCTTCGAGGTGCTCGGCTTCCGCTTCGAGGAGCTGGGCGAGGCGATGGCCAAGCACTGGGGGATGCCGGAGACCGTGTTGATGGGGATTCGCGCCGATGGTCCGCTTGCCACGTCGGAGGTGGGGGTGATCACGGCGTTCGCGCATGAGCTGACCGCCGCGGTGTACCGTCGCGAGTCCGATCCCAAGCGCGACAACGTCGCCGAGGTCATCTCGCGCTATGCGCGCCGCCTGAGCCTGTCGCGCGAAGAGGTGGCGGGGGTTCTCGAGTCGGCGCTCTCCGAGACCAAGGAGGTCTTCGCCAGCGCCAAGGTGTCGCTCGACGACCTCAAGCTGCGGCGACTGCAGAAGGTGGCGATGGCGCAGCTGGGAACTCCCGGCACACCGGCCAACGCGCTCGTATCACCGCCCCGAGCGGCGACCGTTGCACCGGTCAACCAGGCGGCCGAGCTGGAAGCGGCGATTGCGTTGGCGCGCGTGCGCGAGGAGCTCATCACCGAGGTGGCGCGCATCGCGCACCCGTCGTCGGGGGAGGATCTCAATCGGGTGATCCTGATGGTGCTGGAGGGTGTCCTGCGCGGCGGGCCGTTCGATCGCGTCGTCTTTTGCATGATCACCGCGGATCGGAGCGGGGTGAAGGCGCGATATGGACTGGGGACCGGGGTGGAGCAGTTGCTCGAGAAGTTCACCTTCGAGCTGAGCCCGCGCGAGGGGCCGGTAGCGGTGGCCATGCTGCGGCGCCAGAGCGTCTTCGTCCCGGTGGAGCGCGATTTCACGGCGCAGGAGCTGCGCTTCGCGCAGTCGTTAGGCGCGTCGAGCTTCGGCGTCTTCCCCGTGGTGGTGGGCGCGCGCCTGGTGGGGTGCGTGTACTGCGACCGTCCGTGGAACGCGCGCCACCCCGATCGTGCCACGCTGGCGTACGTGCGCAAGCTGTGCGACGGCGCGGTGCGGGGGATCGAGGCGCGCCAGGCGGCGTCGACCCCGGGGCGGCAGGGGACCGGCGTGCAGGCGGTGCTGCGCTCCACGCCGTCCTACTCCGCCACCTTCAAAAGCGACACCGTCCTGCGCCTGTTGCGTGGCGAGGACCTCGCGACCGTCTCGTCGGAGCTCGGGATCGCGTCGCCGGTGCTGGAGAAGTGGAAGGGCGAGTTCCTCGCCGGCGCCCTGGCGGGAATGAAGGCCGGCTAA
- a CDS encoding S9 family peptidase, with protein sequence MAAPRAIPRALLGSATLAAALASPLAPLASPPLAAQAAAPVAGQQVRDRIALEQYLDWEDVQAPRLSPDGKQVIYTRRWIDKINDRWESSLWIMGADGTRNRFLVTGSNVEWAPDGQRIAYTARGEPAGTQLFVRWMDAEGAISQLTRLTESPSDLTWSPDGKSIAFRMGVPYRESWNIPVPAAPKGAKWIEPPRVVTKLDYRQDRQGFNDDAYQHIFVVSAEGGTPRQVTSGNWDHGAPQWMPDGKSIVFSANRVPEAEYSWRQSDVYAVDVTSGTIRQLTTRNGPDGQPAPSPDGKLIAYTGYDYTTDTWRDQQLYVMNADGSNPRSLTPQLDRSPSGLIWAADGSGVYFTAENEGARNLYFAPLAGAPRQVTKGAQVLTTTDIGKAGVAVGVVSTSARPNDVVSFALAKPDLKPLTAVNDDVLAGKKIGEQEEVWYTSVDGFRIQGWIVKPPDFDPRKKYPLMLEIHGGPHSMYNVGFNFARQNHVAEGYVMLYTNPRGSTGYGSAFGNAIKNAYPGKDFDDLMAGVDTVINRGYVDTNRLYVFGCSGGGVLTAWTVGHTNRFSAAASMCPVTNWMSFVGTTDGPGWYRNFEKPFWEDPSEYLKRSPIMYVGNVKTPTILMTGVLDLRTPMPQTEEYYMALKYRKVPTAMIRFNNEWHGTSSTPSNFLRTQLYLRSWFERWPQKLAAQ encoded by the coding sequence ATGGCTGCACCACGCGCGATTCCTCGTGCGCTCCTCGGCTCGGCGACGCTGGCCGCCGCGCTCGCGTCACCGCTCGCTCCACTCGCGTCGCCACCGCTGGCCGCGCAGGCCGCGGCCCCCGTGGCGGGACAGCAAGTGCGCGACCGCATCGCCCTGGAGCAGTATCTCGACTGGGAAGACGTGCAGGCGCCGCGACTTTCACCTGACGGGAAGCAGGTGATCTACACGCGCCGGTGGATCGACAAGATCAACGACCGCTGGGAGTCGTCGCTGTGGATCATGGGAGCCGACGGGACCAGGAACCGCTTCCTGGTCACCGGGAGCAACGTCGAGTGGGCGCCGGACGGGCAGCGCATCGCCTACACGGCGCGCGGCGAACCGGCGGGGACGCAGCTCTTCGTGCGCTGGATGGACGCCGAAGGGGCGATCTCGCAGCTGACGCGGCTGACGGAGTCGCCGAGCGACCTCACGTGGTCGCCCGACGGCAAGTCGATCGCCTTCCGCATGGGCGTTCCGTACCGCGAGTCGTGGAACATCCCGGTGCCGGCGGCCCCTAAAGGTGCAAAGTGGATTGAGCCGCCGCGCGTCGTGACGAAGCTCGACTACCGGCAGGACCGGCAGGGCTTCAACGACGATGCCTACCAGCACATCTTCGTCGTCTCGGCCGAGGGAGGGACGCCGCGCCAGGTCACGAGCGGCAACTGGGACCACGGCGCGCCGCAGTGGATGCCGGACGGGAAGTCGATCGTCTTCAGCGCCAACCGCGTGCCGGAGGCCGAGTACTCGTGGCGGCAGAGCGACGTGTACGCGGTGGACGTTACGAGCGGCACCATCCGGCAGCTGACGACGCGCAACGGCCCCGACGGCCAGCCGGCCCCGTCGCCGGACGGGAAGCTCATTGCCTACACGGGCTATGACTACACGACCGACACGTGGCGCGACCAGCAGCTGTACGTGATGAACGCCGACGGGTCGAACCCGCGCTCGCTCACGCCACAGCTCGATCGATCGCCGTCGGGGCTGATCTGGGCCGCTGACGGGAGCGGCGTGTACTTCACGGCGGAGAACGAGGGGGCGCGCAACCTGTACTTCGCCCCCCTGGCCGGTGCGCCGCGCCAGGTGACCAAGGGGGCGCAGGTGCTCACGACCACCGACATCGGCAAGGCAGGGGTGGCGGTCGGTGTGGTGTCGACGTCGGCCAGGCCTAACGACGTGGTGAGCTTCGCGCTGGCCAAGCCCGACCTCAAGCCGCTGACGGCGGTCAACGACGACGTGCTGGCCGGGAAGAAGATCGGCGAGCAGGAGGAGGTCTGGTACACGTCGGTGGACGGCTTCCGCATCCAGGGATGGATCGTGAAGCCCCCCGACTTCGATCCGAGGAAGAAGTACCCGCTGATGCTGGAGATCCACGGCGGGCCGCACTCGATGTACAACGTCGGCTTCAACTTCGCGCGGCAGAACCACGTCGCCGAAGGGTACGTGATGCTCTACACCAACCCGCGCGGCTCCACCGGCTACGGGAGCGCCTTCGGCAACGCGATCAAGAACGCCTACCCGGGCAAGGACTTCGACGACCTGATGGCCGGCGTCGACACGGTGATCAACCGCGGCTACGTGGACACCAACCGGCTGTATGTCTTTGGCTGTTCGGGCGGCGGCGTCCTCACGGCGTGGACGGTGGGGCACACCAACCGCTTCTCCGCGGCCGCCTCGATGTGCCCGGTCACCAACTGGATGTCGTTCGTGGGGACGACCGACGGTCCGGGGTGGTACCGCAACTTCGAGAAGCCGTTCTGGGAGGACCCGAGCGAGTACCTCAAGCGTTCACCGATCATGTACGTCGGCAACGTGAAGACGCCGACGATCCTGATGACGGGGGTCCTCGACCTGCGCACGCCGATGCCGCAGACGGAGGAGTACTACATGGCGCTCAAGTACCGGAAGGTGCCCACGGCGATGATCCGCTTCAACAACGAGTGGCACGGGACGTCGTCGACGCCGTCGAACTTCCTGCGCACGCAGCTGTACCTGCGCAGCTGGTTCGAGCGCTGGCCGCAGAAGTTGGCGGCGCAGTGA
- a CDS encoding sigma-54-dependent Fis family transcriptional regulator has product MPRSPRLLIADDQPDVLEALRLLLKGEGYHVEAARSPMEVLASVRSREYDAVLADLNYTRDTTSGREGLDLLQQLVAHDATLPIVVMTAWASIDTAVEAMRRGAHDYVEKPWDNARLVAIVRNAVELGRALRRAQSLEGENRALRSATATLPTLIAESSVMRPVLQLMERVGPSDANVLITGEHGTGKELVATWLHASSPRAPRGFVAVNMGGLADGVFESELFGHVKGAFTDARTDRIGRFELADGGTIFLDEIANISLSQQSKLLRVLQGGEVERVGSSRMRRVDVRVLSATNADVPAEVRAGRFREDLLFRLNTIEIHLPPLRERRDDIAPLARAFLQRHAPRYRKAIEGFETGAMQAMLEHAWPGNIRELGHAVERAVLLAQGNAIRAADLGLRLTGQAAPRFEDMSLEDVEQVLIRKALARHGGNISHAAKALGLSRSALYRRLEHFRIDTGSTAP; this is encoded by the coding sequence ATGCCTCGCTCCCCCCGCCTCCTCATCGCCGACGACCAACCCGACGTCCTCGAGGCGTTGCGGCTGCTGCTCAAGGGTGAGGGCTACCACGTGGAGGCGGCGCGGTCGCCGATGGAGGTGCTGGCGTCGGTGCGATCGCGCGAATACGACGCGGTGCTGGCCGATCTCAACTACACGCGCGACACGACCTCCGGGCGCGAGGGGCTGGACCTCCTGCAGCAGCTGGTGGCGCACGACGCGACGCTCCCCATCGTCGTGATGACGGCGTGGGCGAGCATCGATACCGCGGTCGAGGCGATGCGCCGCGGGGCGCACGACTACGTGGAGAAGCCCTGGGACAACGCGCGCCTGGTCGCCATCGTGCGCAACGCGGTGGAGCTGGGACGAGCGCTGCGGCGGGCGCAGTCGCTGGAGGGAGAGAACCGCGCCCTTCGCTCGGCGACCGCGACGCTCCCCACGCTGATCGCCGAGTCGTCGGTGATGCGCCCGGTGTTGCAGCTGATGGAGCGCGTGGGGCCCAGCGATGCCAACGTCCTCATCACCGGCGAGCACGGCACGGGGAAGGAACTCGTCGCCACCTGGCTGCACGCCTCGTCGCCGCGCGCGCCGCGCGGCTTCGTGGCGGTGAACATGGGGGGGCTCGCCGATGGCGTCTTCGAGAGCGAGCTGTTCGGGCACGTGAAAGGGGCCTTCACCGATGCGCGCACGGATCGCATCGGGCGCTTCGAGCTGGCCGACGGCGGGACGATCTTCCTCGACGAGATCGCCAACATTTCGCTGTCGCAACAGAGCAAGCTGCTGCGCGTGCTGCAGGGGGGCGAGGTGGAGCGCGTGGGATCGTCGAGGATGCGGCGCGTCGACGTGCGCGTGCTGTCGGCGACCAACGCCGACGTGCCGGCGGAGGTGCGCGCCGGCCGCTTCCGCGAGGACCTCCTCTTCCGGCTGAACACGATCGAGATTCACCTCCCGCCGCTGCGCGAGCGGCGCGACGACATCGCGCCGCTCGCGCGTGCCTTCCTGCAGCGCCATGCGCCGCGCTATCGCAAGGCGATCGAGGGGTTCGAGACCGGGGCCATGCAGGCCATGCTGGAGCACGCGTGGCCGGGAAACATTCGCGAGTTGGGGCATGCGGTGGAGCGGGCGGTGCTCCTTGCCCAGGGGAACGCGATCCGCGCCGCCGACCTCGGCTTGCGCCTGACGGGGCAGGCCGCGCCGCGCTTCGAGGACATGTCGCTGGAGGACGTGGAACAGGTCCTGATCCGGAAGGCGCTGGCGCGGCACGGCGGCAACATCTCGCATGCCGCCAAGGCGCTGGGGCTGAGCCGCAGCGCGCTGTACCGCCGGCTGGAGCATTTCCGCATCGACACGGGGAGCACGGCGCCGTGA